In one Nicotiana tomentosiformis chromosome 6, ASM39032v3, whole genome shotgun sequence genomic region, the following are encoded:
- the LOC138894285 gene encoding uncharacterized protein, translated as MKKFADRKQRPTDYRVEDMVMVKFNPRQFKALRGMHQNLIRKYEGTFKIVAKVGKISYKLDMPSYLKIYPIFHASMLKPYHEDKDDPSMGQSSRAPITITASHDQEIEAIIDY; from the coding sequence atgaagaagtttgCTGACCGTAAGCAGCGTCCCACAGACTACAGAGTTGAGGACATGGTCATGGTGAAGTTTAACCCAAGACAGTTCAAGGCACTACggggcatgcatcagaatttgatTCGCAAGTATGAGGGGACATTTAAGATCGTCGCCAAGGTAGGCAAGATCTCATACAAGCTTGACATGCCatcatatcttaagatctaccctATCTTCCATGCCAGTATGCTTAAGCCATATCATGAAGACAAGGATGATCCAAGTATGGGCCAATCAAGTCGAGCGCCTATTACTATCACCGCCTCACATGACCAGGAGATTGAGGCTATTATTGATTACTAA
- the LOC104090819 gene encoding uncharacterized protein, with amino-acid sequence MANALVNRAATVNQATSYFRFSFSFLRNLSTATPTNNPSTTSSADRPKKPKRKKKKNLFEVAQFLPNWGIGYHMAKIHWTGVSYEITKINLYKDGKHGKAWGLAYKDGLPIADAPKKMSGVHKRCWKYIANFKKAEGSLDQIKKAEESSPNSDVQAA; translated from the exons ATGGCGAACGCTCTTGTAAACAGAGCAGCTACAGTCAATCAGGCCACGAGCTACTTCAGGTTCTCTTTCAGTTTCCTCAGAAATCTGAGCACTGCGACCCCTACTAACAATCCTTCAACGACGTCGTCCGCCGATCGACCTAAGAAGCCCAaacggaagaagaagaagaatctttTTGAGGTGGCCCAGTTTCTACCCAATTGGGGTATAGGTTATCACATGGCCAAGATTCATTGGACCGGTGTTTCCTATGAAATCACAAAAATCAATCTTTATAAG GATGGTAAACATGGTAAGGCATGGGGACTTGCTTATAAAGATG GTTTACCAATTGCTGACGCACCCAAGAAAATGAGTGGTGTACATAAGAGGTGCTGGAAGTACATTGCGAATTTCAAGAAAGCTGAAGGAAGTCTTGATCAAATAAAGAAAGCTGAAGAAAGTAGCCCAAATTCAGATGTTCAAGCTGCTTGA
- the LOC138894286 gene encoding protein MAIN-LIKE 1-like: MIKRWRPETHTFYLPIGEATIMLEDVEVLFGLPVDGLPVAYPHALRDYRGVHYLHMLQRLTDFQPTEETVLSGASRLQLTPVRHHLAAMDEKITNDSPAEDMDQHTRLLLLLMFDGVLFLNTSETLVILRFLHHLERLDDLPGYSWGATVLGYLYRQMCRACIGTQRDVAGFLPLLQVKT, translated from the coding sequence ATGATAAAGCGGTGGAGACCAGAGACGCACACGTTTTATCTGCCCATCGGCGAGGCTACCATCATGCTTGAGGACGTGGAGGTTCTCTTCGGACTACCAGTTGACGGATTACCTGTAGCTTACCCGCATGCTCTTAGAGACTATAGGGGAGTGCATTACCTGCATATGTTGCAGCGACTCACCGATTTCCAGCCAACGGAGGAGACTGTATTGAGTGGGGCGAGTCGATTGCAGCTGACGCCCGTCCGGCACCATCTGGCGGCGATGGATGAGAAGATTACAAATGATTCACCGGCGGAGGATATGGACCAGCACACgagattgttgttgttgctgatgTTTGATGGTGTACTGTTCCTGAACACTTCGGAAACCCTAGTCATCTTGAGATTTCTACATCATCtcgagcggctagatgatttacctggtTACAGTTGGGGTGCAACTGTTCTAGGTTACCTGTATAGGCAGATGTGTCGGGCGTGCATAGGCACCCAGAGAGATGTTGCCGGATTTTTACCGCTGCTGCaagtgaaaacatag